In a single window of the Coregonus clupeaformis isolate EN_2021a chromosome 10, ASM2061545v1, whole genome shotgun sequence genome:
- the LOC121575300 gene encoding neuroblastoma suppressor of tumorigenicity 1, which produces MWQRIVICCALLALCSAAPPAHINRLALFPDKSAWCEAKNITQIVGHTGCQPRSIQNRACLGQCFSYSVPNTFPQSTESLVHCDSCMPAQTQWEVVTLECPGSEDAPRVDKLVERILHCSCQSCSKEGAQEGALMQLYPSESAQDPPILPESHHSGTHSQHAHTHTEPHTHTSDGG; this is translated from the exons ATGTGGCAAAGAATTGTGATTTGCTGCGCGCTGCTTGCGCTCTGTTCAGCAGCACCGCCCGCTCACATCAACCGTCTGGCGCTGTTCCCTGACAAGAGCGCTTGGTGCGAGGCCAAGAACATCACACAGATAGTCGGACACACCGGCTGCCAGCCTCGCTCTATCCAAAACAG GGCGTGTCTGGGGCAGTGCTTCAGCTACAGCGTCCCCAACACCTTCCCCCAGTCCACTGAGTCCCTGGTGCACTGTGACTCCTGCATGCCTGCACAGACACAGTGGGAGGTG GTGACTTTGGAGTGCCCGGGCAGTGAGGATGCTCCTCGTGTGGATAAGCTGGTGGAGAGGATCCTCCACTGCAGCTGCCAGTCCTGCAGTAAGGAGGGAGCCCAGGAGGGGGCACTGATGCAGCTCTACCCATCAGAGAGCGCCCAAGACCCCCCTATCCTACCAGAGAGCCACCACAGCGGCACACACTCTcagcatgctcacacacacacagagccacacacacacacatctgatggAGGGTAG
- the LOC121575939 gene encoding transmembrane protein 88B, which translates to MCGVDVDLDEGGSGDEEKEQQEFWVGERVKMLPPPTAHSEGSAWGTRRGRCGCVACGVGLLLWNVGVALVCVLVLVAVFALVLLPASLLLYAGFLCHSRVLDSPSPICRYLDDNSCSALIILGFVMMSPLVVVAAAIFCGLLRRLRLLLLFQPITGAWYRGRCLDWGGDVRAWV; encoded by the exons atGTGTGGGGTGGACGTGGACCTGGACGAGGGGGGCTCAGGCGACGAGGAGAAGGAGCAGCAGGAGTTCTGGGTGGGTGAGAGGGTGAAGATGCTGCCTCCTCCCACGGCCCACAGTGAGGGCAGCGCGTGGGGCACCCGCCGGGGCAGGTGTGGCTGTGTGGCGTGTGGGGTGGGGCTGCTGCTGTGGAATGTGGGTGTGGCCCTGGTGTGTGTCCTGGTCCTGGTGGCCGTGTTTGCCCTGGTCTTGCTGCCCGCCTCACTGCTGCTCTACGCCGGCTTCCTCTGCCACTCACGG GTCCTAGATTCCCCCTCTCCTATCTGCCGTTACCTCGACGATAACAGCTGCTCCGCCCTCATCATCCTGGGCTTCGTGATGATGTCACCGCTGGTGGTGGTGGCGGCGGCCATCTTCTGTGGGCTGCTCCGGAGGCTGCGACTCCTGCTGCTGTTTCAGCCAATAACAGGCGCATGGTACCGTGGGAGGTGCTTGGACTGGGGAGGCGATGTCCGTGCCTGGGTCTGA